CGCCAGGGGAGTGCGGCGATCTCGCCATGTTGACCGATTTCCGCGCCTTGATAAGTAGAAAAATTGCCGCAATTGGGAAACAATTCCTGCCACCCGCCTTCGTAATTGTCCATAAAGGTTCCCGACCCGCGAATGTGTTGCGGCAGGTAGCGCGGGCGCAAACCTTCACGGGTGCGCCACATGAAATCCACATCCTGCGGTTTATAGAGAAACTCGAAAATATCCGTGCCTTTATCGGCAAGGACGGTGACGCGCAGCTTTTCATTTTCGAGCGTAATGGCGCGATAGCCTTCATAAATAAATTCGGTGAGGCGGCAACCATAATTGCGATTGTGATGATAGGTTTGATAATCGGTCATTGAGGATTCGTCCTTTGTCCGGGCATTTTGCAGCAGTCTTTATAATGCAAAAAGTTTGCGCCGCAAAGCGCGTTCGGTCAGGGCGCAAACGACTCTTCAGATAAAAGGCTCGATAAATCCTGTTTGCCGAATCCTTCGATGCGGCGCAGAAATTCAGCATGAAGGCTTGGCGACCGGGTAGCGATTTTGCGCCGTTTGCTGAGTTGCAAATAGGCTTCTTCCAAATCAATTCCTAAAAATCTTCTGATCATCGGAAGTCGTCGGAAAACCGTTTTGAAATTTCCTCTAAATTGTTGATTTTGATCGGGTTGTTGGTTGATCTGGATGTGAAAGGGATCGTATGATGAGATGCAAAGAAAACTATGGACACTTCATTTGAGAGATGCAAACTCACGAAAGTCGAATGGCTGACGCCGCCTTATTTGGTTAAAAAACTGGGCGCGTTCGACCTGGACCCTTGCAGTCCGGTCAATGCGCCTTTCCTACACGCCAGAGTAAATTACACGATTGAAGATAACGGATTAGAAAAAGCGTGGTTCGGCAGAGTTTATTGCAATCCGCCTTATGGAAAAGATTTATATTTGTGGTTGGAAAAACTCAAAAATCATGGAAACGGCATCGCGCTAATTTTTGCAAGAACCGAGACCAAATGTTTCTTTGACCATGTTTGGAATTCGGCAGACGCTTTGCTTTTTGTAAAAGGCAGAATTCGTTTTTATCACGTTTCAGGAAAACAAGGGGGCACGTCTGGAGCGCCGAGCGTTTTTGTGGCTTATGGAAAAGAGAATGCCAGTGCTTTGAAAAACAGCGGCATTGAAGGCAGGTATTTGGAGTTGTGATTAAAGAATTTCGTAGGTGATAAATTCGGCGACATTAAATTCGGCATCGAAAATCCAGGTATTTTCTTGCAGCAGTTTTTTGAGGGCTTCATCTTCATCGCTGACATTTTCAACGATGCCGATGACTTGCATATTTTCAACCTGACTGCCATTTGGAGCCGTTGTTTCACCTTCGGGTGTAATGAAGATAAATTTTTTCATCGTGACACTCTTCTGTATTTACCTCTTGCCACAAAGTCGATGATATTCTTATCCCGTAAAATTTGTAGTTGCTGTCTGATTTTGTCTTTAATGAAATTGTTATCGGGATGTTTTAGTTTCAGTTCTTCTTCAAATCTATAAACCTCATTCAGAGAAAATTCCTGTGAACTGATTCGGTCAAGACATTTCAAAACATCTAAAGTCCAGCCTTTGGCTTCATCCGATTTGTCACGCAGAAAAACCGTTTTATTCCAGGTTTCAATCACTTGAGTTTTACTGAGCACAATTGAATTTTTAATAAGAAAGATGCGTCCTAATTCAGGAATGCGTTGCAAATCAATGTTGCACCCGACCCATCCTGCGCGTCTAGCCCTTGCTGCCAAGGGCTTTCTTTTTTCAATAATTTCCGATTGAAAAAAGTGTTTTGGAATAATGAGAAAATTATTAACCGACCATTGCGGTTTACGATAGGTTAAGAAAAAAAAGTTGGGATTATTGTCAGAGGTTATTCTTGCAATCATCGTCGAATATGCCCCGTCATTGATTTTTTTCCCGAGATTTCCGTTTTTGCTTTTCAGTTCAAAATCTTCATTGCAAGAGGCGCAGAAAAAATCAGCAACAGGTTTATTGTTCTGATATTCAATCAGATTTTCTTTACCGCAATTCGGACAATAAGAATTTTCTTTGACCCAATTTTCGGTCAAAACTCTGGCAATTTGCGAAGAACTTGAATATGAATTTGCCAAGCTGATGTTAAATTTGAGATTCATAAAAACAACACTGCGCCGCTGCCGACGAAGGGTTCAACGTAAGTGAAGCGGTTGTCTGAAACCAACGCGGGCAGCGCGCCTTGGATTTCTCGAAGCAATTGCGTCTTGCCGCCCGCCCACTTCAAAAAGGGTCTGGCGCGCAAACCTTTCCGGTTTTTGTCGTTCTTCATAGTTATCGAAAATTTGCCGTTGTGATTCTAACGGAAGTTGGCTTTTATGGCGATTGCATATTATAGAGAGTGTAGTTGATAAATTGACAGCTAAGGACGAATGACTGATGACCAATGATAAAAAAGCCGTCGTCTTACTGAGCGGCGGACTCGATTCGACAACCACCCTGGCGATTGCCAAATCACAAGGCTATAGGATTTTTGCGATCTCCTTCGCTTACGGGCAACGCCACTTAATCGAAATGGAAAATGCGCGTCGCGTCGCCCAAGCCCTGGGCGTGCAAAAACATTTGATTGTGAATGTGGATTTACGCGCCATCGGCGGCTCGGCGCTAACCGATGACATCGCGGTTCCCAAACACGCCTCGGTCGAAGAAATCGCCAGCCATATTCCGATCACTTATGTTCCGGCGCGCAACACCATTTTTCTTTCCTATGCGTTGGCGTTTGCCGAGACCCTCGAAGCCGCCAACCTGTTCATCGGCGTCAATGCGCTCGATTACAGCGGCTACCCCGATTGCCGTCCCGAATACATCGAGGCATTTGAACGCATGGCGAATTTAGCGACGCGCGCCGGAGTCGAAGGCACATTGAAAATCAAAATTCACGCGCCGCTGATGAAAATGACCAAAGCCGAAATTATCAAAACCGGACTCGCGCTCGGCGTTGATTACGCGCTCACGCATAGCTGTTACGACCCGACGCCCGCAGGTTTGTCGTGCGGCAGTTGCGATAGCTGCTTGCTGCGCCTGAAAGGTTTTGCCGAAGCCGGAGCCGAAGACCCGGTTGAATACGCAGGAAAGGCAAGGTGAGGATGCAGGATTCAGAAACAGGAAGTCAGAAGTCAGAAGTCAGAATGGTAACGACCCGCTCATCACCGCTGCGGCATCATCCAGTCCAACAACAGAAAATCAGTCCTCAACTTCAGGCATCGCGACTCCAGACGCCAGACTCCAGACTCTCGACTTCTTAATCGATATATCGCGATTGGACGCGGTGCTGGCGTTCGATTTCTTCGAGCACCGCTTCGGGTGAAAGCTGGATGTTGGGAATATTGAGTTTGGCGGCAATCGGTTGGACGATGCGCATAGCAAGCATCGAACGATTCGGCTCAACCAGTTCATAGCGACGATTGAGAAAGGTTTCGATGGCTTGCAATTCGCGGTCGGTGAGCATTCGGGTATTGGCTTTGAAAGGCGCAGGCGAAGTGCGCGCCAGTTTTCGTTCCTCGGCTTCCGATAGCTTGATGATTTCATCAAGCGACGGGGCTTCCGACGAGCGTTCTTTCACTACCACGGTTCCCGCGACCAAATCACCGATGCGTTTTGAACGCGGACTGAAAATAATCGACACCACGCCGATGGCATAAGAAATCGGCGGCGAAATATCAATGATGCGCAAGAGATTTCTGACGAAGGCTTCAAAGAAACGAATCGGGCGACCATCTTCGCGCACCACGCGCAATTTCATGATTCGCTTGCCCGGCGTCTGTCCGTTCCAGACAGTTTCAAAGAGCACGAAGTAGCCCCAGTAAATCGTAAATACCGCTAAGACCGCAATCGCTGCCGCCCAGACGCCGAGCGCCGCGCCGAACAGATTCCAGTTTCCGAACCCTTCGATAAGGAGCACCACGATGACCGCCAGTAGAATTTGAATGAGGTGGTCGATGATTGCCGCCAGAAAGCGATTGCCGACATTGGCAAGCACGTAATGCAACTCGACGCGCTCAGGGGTTTCGATTAACAGTTCATCATCCAGCATAAGTTGAAATCGATTTCCAGGGTTTGTTGATTAGTAAATCATCACCGTTTGATTGAGCGAAACGAAACCGTCAGTACCGCTTTCGTGAACCGGCAGGTCGCTTTGAATTCAAAACGACAGCGGCACGGTGTCGCGCATCATATGATAAAAATTCGCCGATGTGCGCGCGATGGAACCATACTCTTTCGCCAGTTCCCATTTTTTGTGCATCTTGAACATCCGGGTATTGAATGAACCAATCAAAGGAATTTCGAGTAAATCTTCATCGGGCGCGCCATTGATGTAAAGCGGATTGAAGACATCGAAATGAACTTCGGCGGCTCCGTTTTCAAACACGCCGACGTGCAACGCCGCCATCCCCGCATCGGTTTCCATCCAGCCTTTCACCCAGCCTTTGTGATTGCGGAAATTCAAATAGGCGAATAAGCCTTCACCGATGCGGCATTGGATATACGGGTCATCATCGCGGGTTGATTTGGCATCGAGGATATTGATTAAACCTTGCGCGTCCTGATTGCGCGGCGTGAAGAAAAAGCCGCCGTCCCAGGGCCAATCGTTGATTGTGCCGACGTAATCGAGCCAGCCTTCGTGGCAAATTTTATCAATCAACAAACCGACGGAACGTTGATAACTGTTGGGTAAACCATCCCATTTTTCGCGGGCTGTGAGTTCATCATCAGTGTCTGCAACGATGCGCGAAACCTGAGCAATCATCTCCGGGTTGCGCGTATCAACACTGCGCGTCACCTGTTCCCAGGTTGGAACCGGCGTGTCTTCGTTGGTATGGCGCAAGATGTCCGGGAAATCATCCGGCAAGCTAATACATTCGTCTGTCATGGTTCATCCTTAAAATAAGCATCCGGGTCACGCGGTTTTCACTTATAAAATCAATCGCTCAGTCATGAGCGGTGAAAATTTATCCTCGGATTGCACGGATAAAACGGATTGCGCGGATTCAGCAATTTATCCGCTTCATCCACCTGAGCCGAAGATGAATCTATCATTTAAGAAACGCACCTGCTCTCAGCGAAAACGGCATAGCCCTATGCTATCGAAAAGTGAAGTGTATGTGAATCCGTTTATCAAGTATAGCTTTCGCCCGATTCAATAACGATGACGGTATTGGCTGAACTCCAGCCGCGATTTTTCGCTTCAAAACGAATGACTTCGGTTTTGCCATCATCGGAAACCGATTTGCGGCGAAACGGAAAAGCCGCGCCGCTTTCCAGAATATAGACTTTTTTAATCGGGCGCTTCACCACTAAATCGAGACTGAGTCCGGTGTTTGGTTGCCAGTTGAAAATGTGAAAGTAAAGTTTATTGCCGCGAGCCGTGGTCGCGGTGTTGTAATTGTAACTGCGCAGCGCGGCTCGCGTGCCATAAATGGCTTCGCCGTTTTGCTTGAGCCAGTTACCAACCGCGTACAGACGGGTGATGAATTCGCTCTGTATTTCGCCTGTCGGTTTCGGCGCGACATTCAACAACAAATTGCTATCGCTGTTAGCGGCAAGCGCCAGCAATTGAATCAACTCGGCTGCGGATTTATAACGCCCGTCGGTTACGGCATACCCCCAGTTGTCATTGATGGTCATACAGGCTTCACGCAGATGGTTGTCAATCGCTTTCGGTTTTGCGCCGATTTCCTGCTCATAGGTAGAAAAATCTGCCGGTAAGCCGGTGCGGTTGTTGACCAATGCCTGGGGTTGCAGTTGATAAATCAAATTTAAAATCTCTTGCGAATGCCAGTCTGCGGAGGTGTGATCCCAGTCGCCGTCAAACCAGAAACCGGCAACGCGACCAT
The nucleotide sequence above comes from Acidobacteriota bacterium. Encoded proteins:
- a CDS encoding DNA N-6-adenine-methyltransferase; its protein translation is MDTSFERCKLTKVEWLTPPYLVKKLGAFDLDPCSPVNAPFLHARVNYTIEDNGLEKAWFGRVYCNPPYGKDLYLWLEKLKNHGNGIALIFARTETKCFFDHVWNSADALLFVKGRIRFYHVSGKQGGTSGAPSVFVAYGKENASALKNSGIEGRYLEL
- a CDS encoding DpnI domain-containing protein; the encoded protein is MNLKFNISLANSYSSSSQIARVLTENWVKENSYCPNCGKENLIEYQNNKPVADFFCASCNEDFELKSKNGNLGKKINDGAYSTMIARITSDNNPNFFFLTYRKPQWSVNNFLIIPKHFFQSEIIEKRKPLAARARRAGWVGCNIDLQRIPELGRIFLIKNSIVLSKTQVIETWNKTVFLRDKSDEAKGWTLDVLKCLDRISSQEFSLNEVYRFEEELKLKHPDNNFIKDKIRQQLQILRDKNIIDFVARGKYRRVSR
- the queC gene encoding 7-cyano-7-deazaguanine synthase QueC, with the protein product MTNDKKAVVLLSGGLDSTTTLAIAKSQGYRIFAISFAYGQRHLIEMENARRVAQALGVQKHLIVNVDLRAIGGSALTDDIAVPKHASVEEIASHIPITYVPARNTIFLSYALAFAETLEAANLFIGVNALDYSGYPDCRPEYIEAFERMANLATRAGVEGTLKIKIHAPLMKMTKAEIIKTGLALGVDYALTHSCYDPTPAGLSCGSCDSCLLRLKGFAEAGAEDPVEYAGKAR
- a CDS encoding RDD family protein — translated: MLDDELLIETPERVELHYVLANVGNRFLAAIIDHLIQILLAVIVVLLIEGFGNWNLFGAALGVWAAAIAVLAVFTIYWGYFVLFETVWNGQTPGKRIMKLRVVREDGRPIRFFEAFVRNLLRIIDISPPISYAIGVVSIIFSPRSKRIGDLVAGTVVVKERSSEAPSLDEIIKLSEAEERKLARTSPAPFKANTRMLTDRELQAIETFLNRRYELVEPNRSMLAMRIVQPIAAKLNIPNIQLSPEAVLEEIERQHRVQSRYID
- a CDS encoding alpha-L-fucosidase, with the protein product MLTRREFALSMVAALTANNRLSILCPAQEKPQPNRGDWFREARFGLFIHFGLYSTYGRGEWIMRSENIPYGEYENLATKFNPTKFKAREWVALAKAAGQRYITITTKHHDGFCLFESRLTDYHITRTPFGRDLIKELADECHRQNMPIFFYYSLMDWHHPAYQSSVKSGSPVTNEFIAYLKGQIRELCTNYGRVAGFWFDGDWDHTSADWHSQEILNLIYQLQPQALVNNRTGLPADFSTYEQEIGAKPKAIDNHLREACMTINDNWGYAVTDGRYKSAAELIQLLALAANSDSNLLLNVAPKPTGEIQSEFITRLYAVGNWLKQNGEAIYGTRAALRSYNYNTATTARGNKLYFHIFNWQPNTGLSLDLVVKRPIKKVYILESGAAFPFRRKSVSDDGKTEVIRFEAKNRGWSSANTVIVIESGESYT